TATCGGCGGTCTGATCACCTTATTTGTCGTTAATAAGAAAGCAGACAGTGCATCTGGCTTACCATGGGTATTTGTTTTTACAGGTCTTATGGGTGCGGCACTCGGTCCAATGTTAAATTACTATGCAGCAATGCCAAACGGCCCGATGCTTATTATGCAAGCGCTGGGTTCTACAGCACTGGTATTTTTTGGTTTATCAGCCTATGCAATGTCAACTAAGAAAGACTTCTCTTTCCTAGGTGGTTTTTTGTTCGTAGGTTTAATTGTTGTTGTACTAGTAAGCCTAGTAAACCTATTCGTAGGTAGCTCAATCGTATTTATGGCGATGAATGCTGCCATCGTATTTATTATGTCTGGTTTAATTTTGTTCAACACTAGCCGTATTATTAACGGCGGTGAAACAAATTATATCCGTGCAACTGTTAGCCTATACTTAAACGTATACAACTTATTTACGTCTATCCTGCATATACTTGGTGCAAATAATGACTAAACGTTAAAAGTTTAATAAAATAAGCCCCGTTCTTCGGGGCTTTTTTATGGGTAGATTTTGGCCAATATTATTATTAGTTATCATGCAAGTGTTACCGCACACGACAGTTTGCAACATTTGTTACGTTTCACTAAAAGCGCACTCGCGCTAGGACACACTGTATCTGGGATTTTTCTCTATCAAGATGCCGTGTTTCACGCCAGTAGTCATTTTTCACTGCCGTCAGATGAGTTACAAGTAACTGATATTTGGCAATCGCTGGCCGATTTAGGTATTAAGCTGACACTTTGCGTTACTGCAGCCGAAAAACGTGGGCTCGATATTACACGCTGTGAACCCTTTGAAGTTGCAGGTCTTGCCGAGTTTGCGATGGATGCTAGCAAAGCTGATAAATGGGTGCAGATTAAATGAAAAACTACCTAATAGTATGTAATGCTTCTCCTTTTAATGACGGTAGTCTCAAAGAAAGTCTTGATATGGCACTAATTTTTGCCGCTATTGATCAGCAAGTT
This region of Pseudoalteromonas spongiae UST010723-006 genomic DNA includes:
- a CDS encoding DsrE family protein, with translation MANIIISYHASVTAHDSLQHLLRFTKSALALGHTVSGIFLYQDAVFHASSHFSLPSDELQVTDIWQSLADLGIKLTLCVTAAEKRGLDITRCEPFEVAGLAEFAMDASKADKWVQIK
- a CDS encoding Bax inhibitor-1/YccA family protein, which codes for MSFNHTYSSPKSAQSVLETNKVLRNTYMLLGMTLLFSAVTAGISMAMQLPYLMGLVFSIGGLITLFVVNKKADSASGLPWVFVFTGLMGAALGPMLNYYAAMPNGPMLIMQALGSTALVFFGLSAYAMSTKKDFSFLGGFLFVGLIVVVLVSLVNLFVGSSIVFMAMNAAIVFIMSGLILFNTSRIINGGETNYIRATVSLYLNVYNLFTSILHILGANND